In the Ptychodera flava strain L36383 chromosome 23 unlocalized genomic scaffold, AS_Pfla_20210202 Scaffold_23__1_contigs__length_28996876_pilon, whole genome shotgun sequence genome, TCGAGGGAGGGATGACAAGGGCCGCTTTCATTgctgatataatttttttccttaaaaattaattattgtcTTCTCTTGTGTTTAAAACCATATTGATAAAAGCAATCAtagcaaaaaatgactttttcAACTTGCAGTGatagacaaaaataaaactttactCTGGTACTCATTTTCTTCACCTTCCCATCCGCCTAAGCGAAATGATCACGCCACGAGATCATTGACATGGCGTTTCGTGGCGTTGTCTAGGTATTTTCTGTGACTATTGAAACAAGTTGGAATTTAATTCATTGTAACCATTTAACTGTATGCACGCCGTATTTATGGTGCATTCGATGATTTAGACAGGTGTATAATACGGAAGAGCCTTGTTTAATGTAGGTTAAGGACGCATCGACTTTACGTCGAGATAGGATGGCAATGGGCCACTTATACTGATGCAACTAATATATAATtatggtgtaaagcatttagttgtgtggagttaattgagggttcatttgcatattatatgAACTGTGTAATTACTGATATCactccaaaattacaacatcaaatttgatgaaacttgcaagagatgttgatctgatggatatccaattgtactcagaggcatttagcagtgtcaagttagtaaatagcatatttgcatatttatgaagttttataataagtcatataactccaaaataacagcATCAACTGTGATTAAAACTGCTGCACTTACTGAtccaacagatatctgattgtgtttaaagcatttagtagtgtgaagttaattaagggttcatttacatatttaatacactttgtaattaggtatataactctgaaattacggcaccaaatttggtgaaacttgctacagatattgagcTGATAACTATTCAATTGGGCTGTGAAACACTGAAAAGTATCAAGTAAGTTAattagggttcatttgcatattcaatgaatttgtaattagtgacgttactctaaaattatagcattaaatttaatgaaacgtgctacaaatgataatctgatagatatcttatTGTCCAATGAAGCATTGAGAAGTGGCAAGctaattaacagttcatttgcatattaaataaagatttGTAGTTAGtaattaaactctgagagtactggcgaagttgataaaacctgctacatataatgatatgcCAGAtttctgattgttctgtgaagcgtactactattaatgaacctattGTAAAACACaggagcacattcagttcacatctggtttgtttttcatatgatggtttccctatggagacagaaATGATAGTGTCcacatatatcaagaaacactgcaaaaaatttcattaaacattttttcacagatgacaatctcagaacattatgatgataacgattggaactaattcgggataattggatctttatatttttcaaatttctaataTGTTTTAGGcgctctatagctgaatgtcgcgatattacaaattactcatagaaacaagtttgtcacttaaaaagaaaaccagatgaggttacatttgcagattattatcCAAATTATCGTTTGCAAATTCATACTGACTGTAAATAACATTACTCCATGTAAACCGTGAGTTGGTGTAATACTCACCCTGGTAtcattcacattattgttcgaAAGGTGATTCTCAAAAAACTGTCAACAATTCAACTGTTAACAATTTAACCTTCAAGTACCGGATAAACAATTATTCATTACTTCGGGCGATCTTAATATCGTAATTGTTCTGaaggattttcgcacttccgaATATTCTGTCAGAAAGGGGGGTTTGCGGTTATAAACTTAGTTTAATATGCTCTTGTCTGACCCATTTACTAAACGTGGGAACACGACAAAGCTGAACAAATTACAAATAGCAGCTGATTCAGAAGAAAAATGAATACGTTAAAGACTGGCACAATTGAATGAGTTCAAGGTTTTTATCTAAACATAGGCAAGCGCCATACAACCATTGTTGTCAGCTTAGACGTTGCTACGAATACGCACTGTTCCAATGGGCGTTGGTCAATGCGGTCTTTTCGGGTCGCATGAGCCTTCTATCAGCAGCTCGTGGCAAAAAATATACTCTATTCTCCTGTCATAACAGATCAAAGTGAACAGAATAAGTGGTCGACTACTAGTAAAAAAATTTGTAGgtacaattttaatttcatgaCCTGTCTTCAGTTTGGGGGGATTGTTTATTaggattattttttgtgttgcGGGGTTTTCCCCGTCGAGTTGAGCATAGAGAGTAGAGacactactgtctatgattgaatCGAATCGAGTATTCAATTCCCGAGTTCTTTATCAACTCCATTCATTGCGACCATTGAACCATTTGTATGCCCATATTGACAGTGCAATTGATCATTGACAAAGGCGTTTCATACGGGCAGTGCCTTGTTCAATTTAGGTTGCGGACGCATCGAATTTTACGTCGAGGGAGGATGACAAGGGCCGCTTTCATTGctgatgtaattttttccttaaatattaaattattgtCTTCTCTTGTGTTTAGAAACcatattgataaaaaacaatcatagcaaaaaattactttttcaaCTTGCAGTGATAGACAAAAATAAGACTTTACTCTGGTACTCATTTTCTTCACCTTCCCATCCGCTAAACGAAATGATCACCCATGAGATCATTGACATGGCGTTTCGTGACGTTGTCTAGGTATTTTCTGTGACTATTGAAACAAGTTGGATGGTTTGTTTATTAATGAATTATACAAAAAGATCACTGCACAACGAGCTCGTTACAACAAAGACTTATCCTACGTCAACAGTCACACGGAGATTAAGGTCTTTGGATGGTCAAGCCAAACAAGTCTTGGGACTTTATGCTCAAAAACTCTGGACTTGTAACATTCCTGTGAAGGTATAAGGAGACTAAACACACAGCGCTTCTCTATCTCCAGGATAAATTCTCGAATGGTGTGATTTGCTTGGTAAGGATATTTTCCCAACATTTGGGAGAACGTGTGTCAATGTCGTTTCTGTCATTTTCGTCGCAGTGCAGTGACACTGTTGGCTGCAGTGATACCGGATACGGCCGACTCAAGGGCCAATGTCCGCGTGCATGTATTGCTTGAacacatgggtttatgtgcccgagagcaggcgacaatttgcccgacgccatgcctcttcacagttaatgttacataacatttagttacatgcaggtattttcaaacagttttaccattatcgaccagtaTCAAGCAGATTTTAACGaatgtcaaaatagcagtgtgcgtatggatattttacatctagcgttatgTGTCTACTTTGACATCAAAAAACGTCGGAAGGGTTTCACCGGACCGGGTAACCACGGAAACCGGTCAGTATATCGTTCAACCAGCCTGCTAACTCCCCTGATGTGCCTATTCAAATCACTACACTGATTTATAATCGCATGTAATAATCGCGGTCATGTCATGCCTTCGGCATTCCAAACTCTCGTCTCAATCTCGTATATTCGAGACACCATACCAGTAATAGAAAGGAAAAGCCTAAAAGGAATGTTGACAGCTTGGTATTAATCTTGTCTTTTCCGAAAATATCTCCTCTGAACACCGGTCTCTTGCTTGACGCACTCATATATCTGCCATTTTACAAATCTCATATTTTGTTGGTTTATTTTTAGTGCGCTATTCAAGTTCAAGTTTGTTTTCCCTCAAAGATGAATACTTTCGACCGGATCATCTTATTGATAACTGTGATTTTCATCGCCTGGACCACCAAAGCTAGTAAGtagaaattgatgttttaaaGATTCTGTGTATATTTGCTTGGCTACAGGTTGGTACCGTGTACCTTAAAATGGCGGAGCGCACAGGTACAGCATAGCTGCAATAAGTGAAGCATTGTGCCGTGTTGACTGTGAGCCTCCGTTTTTCTGCATTGAAAGCGCAAAAATTATGCTCAAGCAGCACAAGCAGCACATTTCCACTCGCagaggcgcagttccgacgactatatccctttaatgtAGCATGTGATACAGAATAAGTTTGAAGCTATTGTAGAAAGACATAATTTATGGATATTTCCTTGAACAAAAGAATATAGAGAGCGAGAGTGATAAAACAAAACGAAATTCAGAGATTACTAATTCCTTATGAAATAAAGGGTATATTATTTAGGgcaaatgtatatatgtacacacacacacacacacacacacacacacacacacacacacacacacacacactgggATTATTTAGTCATATTGAGTACTTCGTGATTGCTCCTGGCCAAGGGAAacatatatgagagagagagagagagaggagagagagagagagagagagagaggggggggggaaagGAGGGGTAGAGAAAATCTTTGAACTCCAGCTTACTTCTTTATCTTTCACTGTTTATTCGCAGGTTCGCTGGCGAATCCACCGCTAATTACTGAAGATTCGTTCGTCATTACCGGTCTGAATCTCTTACGTTCAGTCCTTACTACTATACTGATTTTACCTTCTCCGTCAACTTGTATAGAGAAAGTGGCGGCGATGGCGACTTTGAACTTTCTCAAATATACTTTATGTTTCTGGATGATCCAGATTATGACTTTTCCTCTGGCTACGCTTTATCCGTGGGACAATCGCCCGAGCCTACTCCAATAACACCTGAAGGCGTTGACATCACTGGCTGGACCGTGTCAATGAGGCCTGATATGGGCAACTGTCAATACTACAAGTACATATGCATCTTACCTGCTGAAAGCGATATAAGTTGTTTTAACGCCACAGAGATGATTGATTGTAAGTCCTTCTTCACTTAGTCGCTGCCCAAAGACGAATTATCTTGTCTCGCTGGAGGCGATATGAAAATCCCCGATTATTTTCACTCCAAAAGTGTTTATAACACAAATACACCATTTTTCCAATTATTGCATGGCAGTAAAAGGTGACAGAAATCTCGAACTTGACATTTCCTTTATTTTCTTTACAGCAAACGCTTTATAAGTACGTCATTATGatccaaattttaaaatttaaattattatagataatcatacatgctatgcctgtattgccattcttctattgttcagacggtactgatatgaatcCATATTTTAACTTGTGAAAACACAAATTACATTTACACTGTAACCGAATTAtgcgacgcgtacgcgtgaccttcgctggtatgcatgaccttccTTGGTAGATGTACATataaacagctgagcgaataagacaactGAGAATCccaaacgtcattatgattatggtcaaaattctgttgtttgcagtcacttcatgggcattgcacttaggcacaagtacatttgtaccaaaaacatacaaacaaacgtattgaaaatttgtatcatatGCCGACACCTGTTATCGTTCACGGTCGCTCCCGTGGCGGTGCAGTGTGTTCATGTCATTctcgctgctgaagattacatgtaagatatcGCTTGACAGTGAATCACGATAGAATCGCTTTacgtttcctgttgatgagctcaagtatctgggcggtgaataACATCGtccgtaaatgagccacaaaatcCAACctcactgaaaatactcgcgacagacaaggtggAAGGTGCATataatatttccgatttgtacctgtcagtgagattcactggtcatgatcgtgtctggtggcaccggtGTGTTGCGGGTTTCAGCTACAATGTaagatctagggaaagtcaaactttcgcctagtttgttaaaggaagtttagttctatttaggcaagccggGAACggaaatatacgagcagacgacggaaatacctttgaaatgttttattcgtacagcaacaaaatcacgaacgagttacgacattacagcttacagtctgtgtactcacttcatgttttccctaatccgctaaCTTAAAGAAGGTAAATTCGGCATTTTGACGTCTGAGGACATGTacaattcttcgagataaagtGACTGGTccgggtattatatccactgagCTTtaatagatgtcgcagagctgcttgctctcaGCTAttcatactcgatcgagtttgaaatcgaacgctggcgTGGCACGAGTATTTTGACGCGATTTGGGTGGCCTTATCACGCAGGGATGAGATTATGTATCAAAGCACgaaaaacacacccattttacacactccagtttatgttttacatccactgtcattttaaactaaaataaatcttcttcaacttgtgaaaacctgtgtagacatcgtaatatttaaattgttcgctttaaacGTGCTCCATacaccctcctttgaagtggaatggcccaatagcggaataatatcaagaagtgatatggttgtcatcactccttagcgaccaactttttataagtacagcctggaggaagcaaggtcgattcaTGTTAATTTCGTTGCAAATTTCGGAACGTCTGTAGGAAAAGAGtaataaccaaagcatgcatgtatgataaaggggttattacacgaagtttgggcgataccgcgtcgtatttgAGTGATGCGTCCGTATTTAGCGGTATCGCctaaacttcgtgtaataacccgtAATTATTATAGATTTTCTGTGTAATCAGTTTTTCACTGATGCGGTAATGCTAATGTTCTCAGTACAATGTTTATTCAGAAACGTATGCGTGCATACATATCTACCCACCTACCtgtcaaaattgcaaattttgcaaattggcGCCACTTCGCGATCTATAACATCTATTGtcatcattttgtttgttttgcaggCGACAGTACTGTAAATCCGGGTAAGTGGATTGAGTATAAAGTGCAAATAGCTCTAGTCTGTGGTATAAAAAACGACGGTTTCTGACATCAATAACATCATTACATCTCGGAAAATCTTCTGGAAACTAGACACATtctaaaaatggtaaaattcaaTGCTTGTCTGACTTTACCTGTAATGGTGAATGAATACAAACATACCCCAAAGACAACGTTGAATTGTACGCAAACTTAGCACGGGTTCATTGTTATTCAGTCCTCAAATTTTTCCTCAATATCCTTCGGGTCTACCTAAAAGAGAACGGTGTGACCAGAGGCTTGCAAGCCTAATAAAACTAATAGACTGGTGAGAATATTGTCAGCCATGTGTTCTCGTACAACGTTATTAGTGCTGGACAGTATATTTGAACCTGACTGCCCCCCTCCGACACATGGGTTTTCTCAGCTGCAGTTACGGGCTGGCCGGAACAAGGTGTTCACCctacgatctacgcaacagtcTGTGTAACAGTCTGCTCAAGtgtagtccttcaatttattatgtttttatatttgtgtGACCACAGACTCGAATGCAAGTCTCTATTGTAACCTAAGTGAAAATCATTGATTGCCCGATATGGTTCCGGGTTCAAAAGTGTACTTTTATCGGGAAGGGTACCGTTTCTCATTCCTCCGTATGGGAAACTTGCCTTTCAAAATATGAGACGTTATAACATTAACAATaagctgtatgtatgtatgtatgtatgtatgtatgtatgtatgtatgtatgtatgtatgtatgtatgtatgtatgtatgtatgtatgtatgtacgtatgtacgtacgtacgtaggtacgcacgcacgcacgcacgctcGCACgcacgcatgtatgtatgtgtgtatgtatgtgtgtgtgttgttacgtgtagaaaacgaacaaaagggtgaactcagcagtttccgtataaaatgaaatttattacgaaaaataaaactaattgctaagtcagggataaaaTACAAACTAtgaaagtgtacagactacttatctcagttgggacggcaaagctccagtctcagagttgtaacagtcagtcggatgaatgaacagtcctttggcttgcaggcttgaagttgcacaaagtccacagtataaatccagagtggcagtgaaggtcttgaaaagtcttgaagttactactgctggagtttccaaagacttgaagtaacacgcaagagacacaatcccacaagtctgactgcaagctgtgcacgtccctatttatacccatgtgcttacataaaagcatataagaacaatctagaacttttattgacatgctaaatactgttTTAACATTATCTCtctacacaactaattaaatttccagaacattccaaactaatttaattcaaggttgtgaggttgttaagggcagtgaccctgagaatgttctagactaattgaactcaggtcatgatgagtgttggggaaaatgacctacattaacaatgtatgtatgtatgtatgtatgtatgtatgtatgtatgtatgtatgtatgtatgtatgtatgtatgtatgtatgtatgtatgtatgtatgtatgtctgtctgtctgtctgtctgtctgtctgtctgtctgtctgtctgtctgtctgtatgtatgtatgtatgtgttattTGTACGTACGCCAGACTACCTTATGTTCATTGAACTGCAACCCCTGTCATTAATTGTAATTATTTATTACTTTGCAGATGCTACAACAGATGTTCCTGGtaggtattatatatatatatatatatatatatatatatatatatatatatatatatatatatatatatatatatatatatatatatatatatatatgtatctatgtatctatgtatctatgtatctatgtatctatgtatgtgttaTTTGTACGTATGCCAGACTACCTTATGTAAATTGAACTGCAACCCCTGTcatttattgtatttatttattactttgcagatatatatatatatatatatatatatatatatatatatatatatatatatatatatatatatatatatatatatattggttcACATGGGCACATCTTGTGTGTTTCCACTAACCCTtcgattttaaatgtttttttgtCGAATTAAGCTTATGCTTTTTCTTGATAGGTGACactcaaaatgaaatataaattaaaaatgttcCCCATAGACCCGCTATACAGTATTTTTCTTACAAGCCTTAGGATTAAGCATCGAATCTAGCGTCAGTCTAGCACTTCGGTATAATTATGTGAAACTTCATGTGGGGCAAATGTACCTCACCTAGGTACCATCAGTTTTCCTTGAAAGAAACTAGGTAAATGGGATGCGCATCTCACCGTTTATAGAATTTTTCGCgatatttttaaattcaaatttatgCAGCTCCATTCCTTTATATTGTAATATACTGCGCCATAAAAAAGAATCAGTCACCTATCTGGAGTGTGCTGTTCAAGTGATAAGAGTGCTGTGAACAAGGGTGACTTTagatcatagaccctccaaatttggagggtctatgatgtaaatgaaaaaggaaccTTTTAGTAACTTTAactatctttaaaattttgcaatgttgaccaacccataaaattGCTGATAAGTCCACAGATTAGCATAATTGGttatgttgactaattaattacgaGATATATGAGAGATTaagtccttgtaatggggtgtaaaatatataaagagtcaagaggttAGATTaggttataaataaataaagagtcaagaggctagattaggttatataatcatttattttattcactCCGATCAGACTTATACAGAAAACAGTGGGGAAATCTCAACAATATTAATAACGACTGGGCCGCCTGTGCCCTATCGCGCGATACCGTCATAATTTAACTATGACGGTATCGCGCGCTAGGGCACAGGCGGCCCAGTCGTTATTAATGTTGTTGAGATTTTCTCAGTGTTTTCTCCATCAGTCTGTTAATGCTTACACTCGATAGACAGAGATATTGATAACTGCACAGACTTGGGACAAGTCTATTCTTGTACGATCCCAAATAAATGCCCTTTCTTagaccaaataaaaaattgtgtttccgATAAGATGCCTCCGGAAATTAGAGTAGCAGagtattttttcgtttttgttggCTGTGTTACGGTAGAAATTACCACACACAGACAGTGAAGACGAGAAGTGCACTATGGGGTTCAAtagtaaacaaaattatttaataaaaactaaaaacaCACAAATAACTAAAACTATACTAAATTTAGCCTGCTTGGTCGAGAGCTTCTGGCATTAGTGTAACCAGTACGTTTTCAAAAAAGGCCGCGAAGTGTGATTTCAATTTGACAGGCGGTCTTCAGTGTGACGTGGCATTCAGTAGACAGTCCGTAACTTCTTGACACGGTTGTTTGACGTATAGCGTTTTTCCTCTACCTTCTTTACACACTGAAGAATTAACGTCGACCGTCTTGCAATACCTGTATGTGTCGGTTCCGTCAACTGTGATTCTGTACATTGTGACTGGTGCAGCAAtcggcatcattttacaagtggtatagccacaaactgatgacgtcaaatcgacGTACACgatacacagtgccataataAGAaagcgtctgtgttttgtgtatggcaatttgacgtcatcattttGTGGCATAGACTCTTGAAACACATCAGGTGACGACGTATTAAGAAGCTCTTGAGCAAAGCTATTCTATCTCTGTCCAACAAGCTTACAAAATTGAATATTAGGTAACGTAACAGCTGAGACACATAAGTGAGgtaaaatttagatattttactCAATCAGTTATTGAAAATGCG is a window encoding:
- the LOC139123997 gene encoding uncharacterized protein, whose product is MFLDDPDYDFSSGYALSVGQSPEPTPITPEGVDITGWTVSMRPDMGNCQYYKYICILPAESDISCFNATEMIDCDSTVNPGTGTGCNGGNAVSAAALIVAMATLLASRISEQGSKI